Below is a window of Brachyspira hampsonii DNA.
ATATAGAAAAAGAAATGAATCAAATTATGTCAAGTATGACAGAAAGAATAATAACTACAGAAGATATGTTAGCTAAACTTCAAAATTTTGTTAATACTATGACTAAAGTAAAAAAAGTAGCAGATGAAAAATGTGATTCTACAAAAGAAATAAGCGTATCAATAGAAAGTCTGCATGATGCTGTAAAAGATATTAAAGAACAATATACTAATTTGCATGGCAGAATATCCGTAGCTAAAGATGATTTAGTAAATCTTTCTGATTTCTCTAAGAAAAATGATGAGGCTATGAAACTCGTATCTGAAAATAGCGATGATATAGTTTCTAAAACACAGGATATGGGAAATCATATAGGAAATGTATTTGGACTTATAAAAGAAATAGAACAGCTATCTAATGTTGCAAGCGATTCTATGGATATGTTAGAAAAAGAAATGTCCAATTATGTTATAAAAGATTTTGAGGATGTTATTAAAGAAAAAATCAAAATTATTAATGAAGGAGATAGAGCATACAGCAGACAGGCTTTTGTTAAAAGTATTTATAAATTTGTTGTAACTACTTTCGGAAAAGATAAATTCAGCCATCTTTTAGAGCAAATGCCTGATGAATGTAAAGATATATTCAAAGATGTTAAAAAGACTAAATTTAGAAAGAAATATCCTTTATCTACATCTTGTTTCATACCTATGACTTCAATAATGGATGAGTTTTATGATGGGGCTAGAGAAGGTATAAGAGAAAAAGCTAGATATGATTTTAAAAAGTTTAGTTTTGTGAAAAAATTATTTATCAAGATTGCTAAAAAGAATTCTTTAGCTGATGTTTTTGTTAATTTCAGTAAGAAAATGTTTAAAAATATTCATATAGAGGTGGTTAAAGCAGAAAAGAGACGCATTATTTACCATCTTCATTATTTCCCTAATTATGATTCTATGATAGAAACTTATTTTGATGAAATAATAAAAAATATATTTAGATTTAAATATCCTAATGGTTCTAAGGTAAGAATGACCAAGTCTATAAGTAAAGGTTATATTTATACTGAATATATAGTAACTTGGTAATTATCATAAAATATAAGGTCTGAATCTTTAATGGTTCAGACTTTTTTATTACTAATATATTTTTAATCATTTCCGATATAATTAATGATATAATTTTATTATAGGAAATGTATATTATGAATATAACTGATAAATATAATTTAAGTATGGGCAGTGCCAATTTGACTAAATTAGAAAATGCTAAAAAACAATATGGAAATACTAAATTCTCTATAGATGATGCTAATACAGAAAATGTTAATGAGGCAGTATCTAAATATAATAAAGATTTTGAAAAAAAGCGTCTAAGACAAGTATCCGAAGACTTTGAAGCTTTGATGATTAATCAAATGCTTAAAGAGATGAGAAAAACTGTAAATAAAAGCGGTTTAATAGACGGAGGTATGGCAGAACAGATATTTGAGGATATGCTTTATGATGAGTATGCAAAAGAATTCTCAAAAACAAAAACTTTTGGTCTTGCTGATATCATATATAATCAAATGGAAAAATATGTATAATATAGTTTTAATTTATAAGCATAATAATTTAATATTATGATAAAAATTTTAAAACTTATATTAATATCTTTTATAGCATTTTTTATAAATTCTGACAGTAATAAATATTCTGATATATATTCTATTTCTATAGATGAATTATGTATGATTAGAAATGTTACAGGGTTTCCATGTCCCGGATGCGGAATGACAAGAGCACATATAGAAATGTTGAAATTAGATTTTAAAAAGGCGTTTTATTATCATCCGCTGTTCATATTTCCAAGTATTATTTTCTTTGCAGTAATTTTTAGAAAAAGATTCAAAATTGCAAATTATATTTATCATAATAATTACATTATAATCTCTATATTATTAATTTTTATAATAGTCTATATTGTTAGATTTGTATTACTATTCCCAAATGAAGAGCCTTTTACATATAATTATGACAGTAAATTTTACAAAGCATTCACAATTGTAAAAAATATTCTTAAATAATTATATTATGTAAATTTATTTTATGAATATTAATTTTTCAAATTTCTATTTTATTGGTTTAATTCTATATATTTTTTAACTATATAAAAAACAAGATAGGAATTAAAAATATGCCTGTATTTTTATTGATATTGCTATATATGTTTCTGTCTTTTCATATTTATGCAGAAGATGAAAATACATTTGATTATAAAATCATAGAAGAGGAAACAAATGAGATTCAAGCATCTCATAAAGAAAAAGGATTTCTTTTAGACAGATCAATCAATATAAGTAAAAATCAAATAAAATCTTCTAAAGCAAAAAATACAGCAGAATTAATAAAAGAATATTGCGGCATAGATATAAAAAATAAAACGGTATATTCGCAGTCTACATTTATATTGAATGGAAGAGTACTCAATAATGAAGAAAAAAAAGTATATTTATTTCTATATAATAAAGACGATATAGACTCAATTTATATAGATTATTACGGATCAATAGGAAGTATTGTATATAATATTTTAAGTAAGAAATATTCTAAATCTGAAGAGCTTTTGTATGTGAATTTATTAAAAGATGTTCAGATGGAATCAGATAAAACTATTAAATATGTAAAAACGCAGACTAATGAAAGTAAGTCTTCTGGAAAGATGAATTTACTTGAATATAATCTAAAGAATCAAAATAACAGTTCATTGAAATTCAATTTAGATACTTCAGGAGAGGAGAGAGGATTTAGCAGCAGGAAAAGTAAAACAGCTGATTTCAGATCATATATAAATGGAGATGTAGATTTTAAATTAAATCCGGTAAAACAAATAAGTTTAACAGGAAAGTATTTTGTTAATATGCAGACAGATATTGCAATGCTTAATAAAGGTTATACTAATAATATAAAAAATCAGAATATTTATCAGGGAGGAAATATAGGCATATCATTAAAGCCGCATGATATAGTTACTCTGGAGGCTTTGTATTTTATAAGTTCTAAAAAAGATTTACTTACAAATAATAATCAATATCTTACAACACAGGGGAGTAGAACTAGTATAATATTTAATATACCAATAAAGGATATTAGTTCAACTATAAGAATAAAGGGGAATTATTCATATTTGGTTGGTAAAAATTTATATAATGTAAGTGTAAATAATAATGATTTACCCGGACTTCCAAGACATCAATTCAATACTTCATTAGAATATATATATAGCCAAAATAGCGATTTTGAATCAAGCATACTTTTTAATGTACAATATATAGGAGATCAATATAATAATACAACAAAATCTGAAGTTGATAAATCATATACTACTTTTGATATTATAAGTTCCTTTGTATTTAAGAAATATACATCATTAAAGTTTGGAGTTAAAAATGTATTAGATGTTAAATATGAAACTATTAAAGGTTATCCTATATCAAGCAGAGAATACTTTGTAAATGTAACATCAAAATTAAGATAATAATATAATTCAATATTTACTTATTTTTCATAAAATAGTATAATGACAATATTATGAAAAAGACATTTCTTATTATTGACGCTTTTGGTATACTTTACAGATACCATTTTATTTTTTTGAAAAGACCTCTTTTAAACTCTAAGGGGCAGAATGTTTCATCTATTAATGGTTTTATGAGAACTTATTTCTCGCTTATTAATACATATCCGGCAGAATATGTTGCTATAGCTTTGGATAGTTCGAGAAAAACTTTCAGAAATGAAATATATAAAGAGTATAAAGAGAATAGAGAGAGCATGCCTGATGATTTAAGGAGTCAGATACCTATACTTTATAATCTTATAGATGCTTTAGGTATATCAAGGATAGTTCTTGACAATTATGAGGCCGATGATATAGTAGGCACTATTGCTGAAAAAAACAAAAAAGAGAATATAAAGACTATTATTTATTCTCCTGATAAGGATATACTTCAGCTTGTTTGCGATGATGTAAGAGTTGTTGCAAGCAATAAAGATAATGAACTTATGGAGTATGATGCTCAGGCAGTTAAAGAAAAAAGGGGAGTTTATCCTAATCAAATAATAGATTTGCTTTCTCTTATGGGAGATGCTTCTGATAATATACCGGGAGTTAAAGGAGTAGGGGAGAAAACTGCTTTAAAACTTCTCGAAGAATATAAAAGTTTAGATGGAATATATGAAAATATTGATTCCATTAAAGGAAAAGTTCAGGAAAAATTAATTGAATCAAAAGATATGGCATATATGAGCTATAAACTTGCTACTATTGAAAGAGATATTAAAGATTTTAATTTAGATTATAATGAGATAGCAAGCAGTAAAATAAATATTGATGAAGTTAATAAAATATTAGATGAATTAGAATTAAAGCAAATAAGAGATAAAATCAATTCATATATATATGGTTCTTCTTCCGCTAAAAAAGAAGAAAAAGTAAAAATTTCTGATGAAAAAATAAATAATAATGATAATCAAAATAAAGAAAGTCCTATACTTAGTGCTAAAGATAATAAAGCAAGTTATTATTTAATAGAAAATGAAACCGAACTTCAAAATCTTTTAAATGATATTAACAGTAAAAAGCTTGTATGTATAGACTTTGAAACTACAGGGCTTGATGTATTTAAAGACGCTATTATAGGAATTTCTTTTGCTATGAAATCTAATGAAGCATTTTATTTAGATTTAAGCGGCAGAACGAAAATAGATAAAGAAAAATGTATGAATCTTGTATTTGATACTTTAGCAAAAGAAGATATAAAGGTTATAGGGCATAATCTTAAATATGAGTACAAGATGATGAGGGCTATAGGCAAAAGTATAGGCAATATGTACTTTGATACTATGGTGGCGGCATATTTGATTAATCCTACAAGAGGAAGATATAATATGGACGATTTAGCTATTGGCTATCTTTCATACAATACTATCAAATACAGCGATTTAACTGATAATGCTAAAAAGACATTATTAGATGTACCTTTAAAAGATGTTGTTGAATATGCTTGTGAAGATGCTGATGTAACATTTAGATTTTATGAATGTTTTGCTCCGCTTTTAAAAACTCATAATCTTGAGGAATTATTTTTTAATATAGAAATGCCTTTGGTTAGCGTACTTGCCGATATGGAATTTGACGGAGTATATATAAGCAGCGAAAGAATGAAAGCTTTATCTGATGAGTATTCTTCACTATTAGAAAAGACTAAAAAGAAAATATACGAAGAGGCTGGTGAAGAGTTTAATTTGCAGTCTCCTAAACAGCTTGAGTATATATTATTCGATAAAATAGGAATACCTCCTACCAAAAAAACAAAAACAGGATTTTCTACCGATGAGGAAGTATTAACAGAGCTTTCTCAAAAGTATAAGATAGCTGAATATATGCTTACATACAGAAAATATGCAAAATTAAAAAATACTTATCTTGATGTATTTCCTACTTTAATAAATGAAAAAACAGGAAGAATACATGCTTCATTCAATCAAACTGTAACAGCAACAGGAAGATTATCATCATCAGAACCTAATTTGCAGAATATTCCTGTTAGAGGAGAAGAAGGCAGAGAGATAAGAAATACATTTATACCGGAAAAAGGTAATTTACTTATAGCAGCAGACTATTCGCAAATAGAATTAAGATTATTAGCACATTTCAGTAAGGACCCGGCATTAGTAGAGGCATTCAAAAATAATGATGATATTCACAGAAAAACAGCAATGAAAATATATTCTGTAAGTAAAGATCATGTAACTGCCTCAATGAGAAATATTGCTAAGATAATAAATTTCTCTATCATTTATGGTAAAACAGCATTCGGACTTTCAAAAGAGCTTGGAATAAAACGCAAAGAAGCTGAAGATTTTATAAAGGGATATTTTTCTACTTATTCAAGAGTGAAGCCTTTCTGCGAAGAAGTTGTTGAGGAAGTAAGAAATAAAGGCTATGTACGAACTATGTGCGGAAGAATTAGAGATTTATCAAAGACTATTAATTCTTCAAATGCTATGGCTAGAAATGAGGCTGAAAGAATGGCGTTAAATACTCTTATTCAAGGAAGTGCAGCTGATATGATAAAGGTTGCTATGGTTGCAATACATAAAGAGTTTAAAAATCATTTAAAAACTGCCAAAATAGTTATGCAAGTTCATGACGAATTAGTAGTAGAAGTTTCTGAAAAAGAGGCAGACAAGGCTATGACTATAATGAAAGAAATAATGGAGCATTCTGTAAAAACTAATGTTCCTATAACCGTTGATATACATAAAGGTATGAGCTGGGGAGAGGTTCATTAATAATATCAAAAATATTTTGAAATGAAATCTTTTTCAAAACTTTCAAAAGACGATATTTTTATATCTTTGAAATAACGGTTTTTATAATCTGTTGTCAATCTGGCACAATCTTCATTCATATTAACTCTATTTCTATTTTCTTTATTTTCTGAAATATTGTTTTCTGAATTTTCATTTGCTATTAGATAATAGTATATATTTAACTCTAAAATAGAATTAAATTTAATATTTGCATCTATCATTTTATTAATTATTTTATGTATTGTTATTAAACTTTCTATGCCTTTTAATTTTATTTCATTTTTTAATTTTTGCTTAAAATCTTTACTGTTTTCTGAATTTATTAATAAAGATGTATTTTTAAATTCTATTAAATATATTATATTATCTTGTATATGTATCATATCGGCTGATTTTGGTCTGTTATTCTTTTTTATATTAAAAGTTATTTTATCAAAATCAAAAACTTCTGTATCCGAATTTATTTTGCTTATATCTTTATCAAAATCTTTGCATACTTCTGATATCTTATCTTTACAATTATTAAAATCTGTATTTAATATGTTATTTAATTGATTTGTAATATAGTTTATTTGTTCTGATGTCATTTTTTAGCTTCGTTCCATAATGTATCTTCATCTAATTTTCTGTAAGCATCGGCTAAAGTTTTGTATATGCTTTCTATATCATCATTAATATTTTTTATTACAGCATAATCATCATCTTGTTTTTCACTTAAATAAAAGTTCGTTTTATCAGCAATTTTCTCTGACTTTTCAGAATACTTTTGTATAGCTTCTATAAAGTATGGGCTATGAGAATTAATTAAAATTTGTATATCCAATTCTTCAGCCATTTTAACCATAAGTTTAGCATATTCAATCTGCCATTTTGGGTGCAAATGCACTTCAGGTTCATCTAGTATTAAAATATGCTTATCATTAAAAACTCCAGATTTAAGCAGCAAATCTATTATAGCAAAAGATTTTATACCAACAGCAGTATTTGAAAGTTCTATATAATTGTTATTTTTTAGGAATATTAATATATTTTTTACATCATCATATTCTATAAATCCATTGATATTTTTTGTTATACTATCTGATAATTTTTTTGTTTTATTTAATTCTTCAAAAAGAAAATAATTATTATCTGTAATATATTTATTTCTATTTTCAATTATTTTTTTACTTAAATCTATTAAATGATTATCAACCGTATATTTTTTTAATTTATAAGGTGTAATGTAATTTTCTATTATGTTAAATATAAATGGAGTTTCTATATATGTTATGTCAGATGCATATACATTTCCTATTAATTCATCATCATCAAATTTGTTATTTATAATATCTATGTTTATAATTTTATTATTATCTTCCAAAATAGATATATTCGATTTTTTCAGCATTAAAAGATTGTATATTATTTTTTAATTCATTTAATATATGCTGCTTGATACTGTAATATTTTATTTCATTAATATTTGGCTGATGTTTTAGTATATTAAAATATTCTTTTATATCTTCTTCTATACAGTTATATAAATCATATGCTTGAAGAGTATTTTTATAATCTTCAAATATATGATAATGTTTATCCAAATTATCAATATTAAAATCAAAAAAACTTATTATTTCATTTATTTTTTCTTGAAAATCATTAATATCTAATTTATTTTTTCTAATTAAATAGTTTTCATCATTCATTTTTTTGATGAATTCATTTTCTAATTTTCTTACTATATTTCTTGTTATTGGGGATATTTTTATTTCTTCAACATATTCTTTATAATTTTTTTCAGCATTATTCAGGCCAGCAACAACAGCATATAAAGCCTTTCCTACCGTACTTTTTCCTGTATCAT
It encodes the following:
- the polA gene encoding DNA polymerase I; its protein translation is MKKTFLIIDAFGILYRYHFIFLKRPLLNSKGQNVSSINGFMRTYFSLINTYPAEYVAIALDSSRKTFRNEIYKEYKENRESMPDDLRSQIPILYNLIDALGISRIVLDNYEADDIVGTIAEKNKKENIKTIIYSPDKDILQLVCDDVRVVASNKDNELMEYDAQAVKEKRGVYPNQIIDLLSLMGDASDNIPGVKGVGEKTALKLLEEYKSLDGIYENIDSIKGKVQEKLIESKDMAYMSYKLATIERDIKDFNLDYNEIASSKINIDEVNKILDELELKQIRDKINSYIYGSSSAKKEEKVKISDEKINNNDNQNKESPILSAKDNKASYYLIENETELQNLLNDINSKKLVCIDFETTGLDVFKDAIIGISFAMKSNEAFYLDLSGRTKIDKEKCMNLVFDTLAKEDIKVIGHNLKYEYKMMRAIGKSIGNMYFDTMVAAYLINPTRGRYNMDDLAIGYLSYNTIKYSDLTDNAKKTLLDVPLKDVVEYACEDADVTFRFYECFAPLLKTHNLEELFFNIEMPLVSVLADMEFDGVYISSERMKALSDEYSSLLEKTKKKIYEEAGEEFNLQSPKQLEYILFDKIGIPPTKKTKTGFSTDEEVLTELSQKYKIAEYMLTYRKYAKLKNTYLDVFPTLINEKTGRIHASFNQTVTATGRLSSSEPNLQNIPVRGEEGREIRNTFIPEKGNLLIAADYSQIELRLLAHFSKDPALVEAFKNNDDIHRKTAMKIYSVSKDHVTASMRNIAKIINFSIIYGKTAFGLSKELGIKRKEAEDFIKGYFSTYSRVKPFCEEVVEEVRNKGYVRTMCGRIRDLSKTINSSNAMARNEAERMALNTLIQGSAADMIKVAMVAIHKEFKNHLKTAKIVMQVHDELVVEVSEKEADKAMTIMKEIMEHSVKTNVPITVDIHKGMSWGEVH
- a CDS encoding AAA family ATPase, coding for MEDNNKIINIDIINNKFDDDELIGNVYASDITYIETPFIFNIIENYITPYKLKKYTVDNHLIDLSKKIIENRNKYITDNNYFLFEELNKTKKLSDSITKNINGFIEYDDVKNILIFLKNNNYIELSNTAVGIKSFAIIDLLLKSGVFNDKHILILDEPEVHLHPKWQIEYAKLMVKMAEELDIQILINSHSPYFIEAIQKYSEKSEKIADKTNFYLSEKQDDDYAVIKNINDDIESIYKTLADAYRKLDEDTLWNEAKK
- a CDS encoding TonB-dependent receptor domain-containing protein, with the translated sequence MPVFLLILLYMFLSFHIYAEDENTFDYKIIEEETNEIQASHKEKGFLLDRSINISKNQIKSSKAKNTAELIKEYCGIDIKNKTVYSQSTFILNGRVLNNEEKKVYLFLYNKDDIDSIYIDYYGSIGSIVYNILSKKYSKSEELLYVNLLKDVQMESDKTIKYVKTQTNESKSSGKMNLLEYNLKNQNNSSLKFNLDTSGEERGFSSRKSKTADFRSYINGDVDFKLNPVKQISLTGKYFVNMQTDIAMLNKGYTNNIKNQNIYQGGNIGISLKPHDIVTLEALYFISSKKDLLTNNNQYLTTQGSRTSIIFNIPIKDISSTIRIKGNYSYLVGKNLYNVSVNNNDLPGLPRHQFNTSLEYIYSQNSDFESSILFNVQYIGDQYNNTTKSEVDKSYTTFDIISSFVFKKYTSLKFGVKNVLDVKYETIKGYPISSREYFVNVTSKLR
- a CDS encoding rod-binding protein; the protein is MNITDKYNLSMGSANLTKLENAKKQYGNTKFSIDDANTENVNEAVSKYNKDFEKKRLRQVSEDFEALMINQMLKEMRKTVNKSGLIDGGMAEQIFEDMLYDEYAKEFSKTKTFGLADIIYNQMEKYV
- a CDS encoding DUF2752 domain-containing protein codes for the protein MIKILKLILISFIAFFINSDSNKYSDIYSISIDELCMIRNVTGFPCPGCGMTRAHIEMLKLDFKKAFYYHPLFIFPSIIFFAVIFRKRFKIANYIYHNNYIIISILLIFIIVYIVRFVLLFPNEEPFTYNYDSKFYKAFTIVKNILK
- a CDS encoding AAA family ATPase — its product is MELQLRNIGMIKEADIILDGLTLIAGENDTGKSTVGKALYAVVAGLNNAEKNYKEYVEEIKISPITRNIVRKLENEFIKKMNDENYLIRKNKLDINDFQEKINEIISFFDFNIDNLDKHYHIFEDYKNTLQAYDLYNCIEEDIKEYFNILKHQPNINEIKYYSIKQHILNELKNNIQSFNAEKIEYIYFGR